Proteins encoded within one genomic window of Companilactobacillus zhachilii:
- a CDS encoding YxeA family protein, with the protein MSKKIGVGLLTIIILLIPLAGYQFWYVPNYGGDDYYTYVGKSYKEIIEKDDAGNDHREYYYNQAGYDQNGNKKLLEFNSALGRPIKSDNYLKVTYNDKRQQVISWEKVEKSSVPRKSLDQILK; encoded by the coding sequence ATGAGTAAAAAAATTGGGGTTGGATTATTAACCATTATTATTTTGTTAATACCACTGGCCGGCTATCAATTCTGGTATGTTCCAAATTACGGTGGGGATGATTACTACACCTACGTTGGGAAATCATATAAAGAAATAATTGAAAAAGACGACGCTGGCAATGACCATCGCGAATATTATTATAACCAAGCTGGTTATGATCAAAATGGCAATAAAAAGTTACTTGAGTTCAACAGTGCTCTCGGACGTCCTATTAAGTCAGATAACTACTTAAAAGTTACTTATAATGATAAAAGACAACAAGTAATTTCTTGGGAGAAAGTTGAAAAGTCTTCCGTCCCTCGAAAATCACTTGATCAGATTTTAAAATAG
- a CDS encoding phosphatidylglycerophosphatase A, with translation MVSYEEQDKQYYEHIIRNLKDRGVELSDIAEIVIFLEKDYVEGLNEDVSIYAINKVLHKREAQNAIMTGIELDVLAEKGLLSAPMQRIMQTDESTYGIDENMAITLASLYGSVSVTNYGYVDKLKHGILGKLNDKSTGKINVFLDDLVGAIAAAACGWLAHNEIEVDKMLNNQQKSLE, from the coding sequence TTGGTATCATATGAGGAACAAGATAAACAATATTATGAACATATCATCAGAAATTTAAAGGATCGTGGCGTTGAGCTATCTGATATCGCTGAAATCGTCATTTTCTTGGAAAAAGATTACGTTGAAGGTTTAAATGAAGACGTCTCAATTTATGCTATCAACAAAGTTTTGCATAAACGAGAAGCACAGAACGCTATCATGACCGGAATCGAATTGGACGTGCTGGCTGAAAAGGGTCTCCTATCAGCACCTATGCAACGTATTATGCAAACTGATGAATCAACTTACGGTATTGATGAAAACATGGCTATCACTTTAGCTAGTCTTTATGGCTCAGTTTCCGTTACCAACTATGGTTATGTCGATAAATTAAAACATGGCATTCTTGGCAAGTTAAATGACAAGTCTACTGGTAAAATCAATGTCTTCTTGGATGATTTGGTTGGTGCAATTGCCGCCGCTGCTTGTGGTTGGTTAGCTCACAACGAAATTGAAGTTGACAAGATGTTAAATAATCAACAAAAGAGTCTGGAATAA
- a CDS encoding HD domain-containing protein, translating into MTHKEQLAAIKAFSFKKMSNDATGHNFDHIQRVIKTAQRILKDEPADATITLAAAYLHDVADDKLVSDPATLEQEIRDFLQNIDFTEEQINEILYITHNLSFSKSLSANPPKLSLAGQIVQDADRLDAIGAIGITRAIYYGGANSETIYDPNIQPRKSMNKAEYRNLDNETIINHFYEKLLKLTAMMNTPTAKKIAEQRHQYMLDFLDEFKAEWDAKK; encoded by the coding sequence ATGACTCATAAAGAACAATTAGCTGCTATCAAGGCCTTTTCCTTTAAGAAGATGAGTAATGATGCGACTGGCCATAATTTTGACCATATTCAGCGCGTTATCAAAACTGCTCAGCGTATTTTAAAGGACGAACCGGCTGATGCAACTATTACTCTGGCTGCTGCCTATTTGCACGACGTGGCTGATGATAAATTAGTCTCTGACCCCGCTACTCTGGAACAAGAAATACGGGATTTTTTGCAAAATATTGATTTTACTGAAGAACAAATAAATGAAATTCTTTATATTACACATAATTTATCTTTTAGTAAATCACTTTCGGCCAATCCTCCAAAATTATCATTGGCTGGTCAAATCGTCCAGGATGCTGACCGTCTGGACGCGATTGGTGCCATTGGCATTACTCGGGCGATTTATTATGGTGGTGCTAATTCTGAGACGATTTACGATCCAAACATTCAACCACGTAAGAGTATGAATAAGGCCGAATATCGTAATTTAGATAATGAAACAATTATCAATCACTTTTACGAGAAATTATTAAAATTAACTGCTATGATGAATACCCCAACCGCTAAAAAGATTGCCGAACAACGTCATCAATATATGTTGGACTTTCTTGACGAGTTCAAAGCCGAATGGGATGCAAAAAAATAA
- a CDS encoding peroxiredoxin — protein sequence MNYINKEIPDFQVDAYQKGELKQFTKSDLLGKWSIIFFYPADFSFVCPTELSDLQDAYADFQKAGAEIYSVSVDSQFAHMSWAETTKTIGKIEYPMLSDQKHQLTDFFNVLDEESGQAYRGVFIIDPKGLIKSYTVNAMGIGRNAQEILRTLQAAQFVEAHGDKVCPANWHPGDKTLKPGADLVGKI from the coding sequence ATGAATTATATTAATAAAGAAATTCCAGATTTTCAAGTTGACGCGTATCAAAAAGGTGAATTGAAGCAATTTACCAAGTCTGATTTGCTAGGCAAGTGGTCGATAATCTTCTTTTACCCAGCTGATTTTTCATTCGTTTGTCCAACTGAATTAAGTGATTTGCAAGATGCATATGCTGATTTCCAAAAAGCTGGTGCGGAAATTTACTCTGTTTCAGTTGATAGCCAATTTGCTCATATGTCTTGGGCAGAAACAACTAAGACGATTGGTAAGATTGAATATCCAATGCTTTCTGACCAGAAGCATCAATTAACTGATTTCTTCAACGTATTAGATGAAGAAAGTGGGCAAGCCTACCGTGGCGTTTTCATTATTGATCCAAAAGGTTTAATTAAGTCATACACGGTCAATGCGATGGGAATTGGTCGTAATGCTCAAGAAATTTTGAGAACATTACAGGCGGCCCAATTTGTTGAAGCACATGGTGATAAAGTTTGTCCAGCTAACTGGCATCCAGGGGATAAGACTTTGAAACCAGGTGCAGATTTAGTTGGTAAGATTTAG
- a CDS encoding alpha/beta hydrolase: protein MRLKKYLKVILIVTIGVALVADIAAAGYMFNYAFSKSGYASKTSGPLKKNDRWLLKQKQDIWEQTSKDNLKLKARYLPATEKTDKTMVVVHGYGSASKYMGSSVKMFHEAGYNVLVPDNRSFGMSQGKYAGYGWKDRKDLNNWIKIINKKIGAKSQIGLYGVSMGAATVMYTLGEKPKNVKFAVEDCGYSTISGELDYQLKEMFGLPSFPIVPTASLFADVLAGYNFYQASTQNTLKKSKVPLYVIHGSKDTFVPTKNAYLNYDYAKGPKKLWIVKGAGHGEAMKVAGDKYKVNVLDFAKEYFK from the coding sequence ATGCGATTAAAGAAGTATCTTAAAGTAATTCTTATAGTAACAATCGGGGTAGCACTGGTGGCAGATATTGCCGCTGCTGGTTATATGTTCAATTATGCCTTTAGTAAGAGTGGCTATGCTAGTAAAACAAGTGGTCCTTTAAAAAAGAATGATCGATGGTTACTCAAGCAAAAACAGGATATTTGGGAGCAGACTTCAAAAGATAATTTGAAATTGAAAGCTCGTTATTTACCTGCAACTGAAAAGACTGACAAGACAATGGTTGTCGTCCATGGTTATGGCAGTGCAAGTAAGTATATGGGATCATCCGTAAAGATGTTCCATGAAGCTGGATATAATGTTTTAGTACCAGATAATCGTTCCTTTGGTATGAGCCAAGGGAAGTATGCTGGTTATGGATGGAAAGACCGGAAAGATTTAAATAATTGGATAAAAATAATCAATAAAAAGATCGGTGCTAAGTCACAGATTGGTTTATATGGTGTCAGCATGGGCGCTGCCACTGTAATGTATACCTTAGGTGAGAAACCTAAGAACGTTAAGTTTGCAGTCGAGGACTGTGGTTATTCCACTATTTCAGGTGAATTGGATTACCAGTTAAAAGAAATGTTTGGATTACCTAGTTTTCCTATCGTGCCAACAGCAAGCCTTTTCGCAGATGTACTAGCGGGATATAACTTTTATCAGGCTAGCACCCAAAACACTTTGAAGAAAAGCAAGGTGCCACTTTATGTAATTCATGGTTCCAAAGATACCTTTGTTCCGACAAAGAATGCTTATTTGAATTATGATTACGCTAAAGGTCCTAAGAAATTATGGATTGTTAAAGGTGCAGGTCATGGAGAAGCAATGAAGGTCGCTGGCGATAAATACAAAGTTAATGTACTTGATTTTGCCAAAGAATATTTTAAATAA
- the pnuC gene encoding nicotinamide riboside transporter PnuC, translated as MSIFDPRWYVEQMKHWSFRSYMLLMFGLGAITASTVSHAITPIAIWTWLAAVLGFTCTIAITNAKPLNGVLGLVSALIYIFVAINAKNFSDVVLQLSYIVLLDIPVLISPQWAKDAEKHIHGLTAMKWFNTAVFFFVSWGLLYLMDTRIFISPRPITDSVAAAIGFTGALLCTLRFREQYYFWTAQGIMSIVLWGITATQGDASPVMFLTYIMYFMNDMIAFFDSHIHWFHKDASENRARDEKLSQEQA; from the coding sequence ATGAGTATTTTCGATCCAAGATGGTATGTTGAACAAATGAAACATTGGAGTTTCAGAAGTTACATGCTATTAATGTTTGGCCTAGGAGCCATCACTGCGTCAACTGTTTCACACGCTATTACACCAATCGCAATTTGGACATGGTTAGCTGCTGTGTTAGGTTTCACATGTACTATTGCTATCACTAACGCTAAGCCATTGAATGGTGTCTTAGGATTAGTTTCCGCACTTATCTATATCTTTGTTGCTATCAACGCTAAAAACTTCTCAGATGTTGTTTTACAACTTAGTTATATCGTTCTTTTGGATATTCCTGTTTTGATCAGTCCACAATGGGCTAAAGATGCCGAAAAGCATATCCATGGTCTAACTGCTATGAAGTGGTTTAATACAGCCGTCTTCTTCTTTGTTTCATGGGGATTACTATATTTGATGGATACACGTATTTTCATCAGTCCTCGTCCTATTACTGATTCCGTTGCTGCTGCTATTGGTTTCACAGGTGCATTACTATGTACATTGCGTTTTCGTGAACAATATTATTTCTGGACAGCTCAAGGTATCATGTCAATCGTTCTTTGGGGTATCACAGCTACACAAGGCGATGCTAGTCCGGTTATGTTCTTAACATACATTATGTATTTCATGAACGATATGATTGCATTCTTTGATTCACATATTCACTGGTTCCACAAAGATGCTAGTGAAAATCGTGCCCGTGATGAAAAGTTGTCACAAGAACAAGCTTAA
- a CDS encoding universal stress protein, which yields MYKKILVAIDGSKSAYNALNAAIDLAKQFDSELYLVSVVNTANLPMNVGVSYAPGLIDDMENASSNDLKKAQGIVQEAGLTATTKLLNGEPREQLVNFPKEQDIDLIVMGKTGTSAFTRVFVGSVTRYVSEHTNINILIVV from the coding sequence ATGTATAAAAAAATATTAGTAGCTATTGATGGTAGTAAAAGTGCTTATAATGCGTTGAATGCTGCAATTGATTTGGCGAAACAATTTGACTCAGAACTCTATTTGGTATCAGTCGTTAATACGGCTAACTTACCAATGAATGTTGGTGTTTCATACGCTCCAGGATTAATTGATGATATGGAAAATGCTTCCAGTAATGATTTGAAAAAAGCCCAAGGTATTGTCCAAGAGGCTGGGTTAACAGCTACTACTAAGTTATTAAATGGTGAACCTCGTGAACAATTGGTCAATTTCCCTAAGGAGCAAGATATTGATTTAATTGTAATGGGTAAGACTGGTACAAGTGCCTTTACAAGAGTTTTCGTTGGTTCGGTTACACGTTATGTCTCAGAACATACTAATATTAATATTTTGATTGTTGTCTAA